Within bacterium, the genomic segment GCTCCGTCAAGCTCGACGCCGACCTCTCGGTGCTGGAAAACCGGGTCGAGGCCTTCAAGAAGCTGGATAAAAAGCTCACCGAAGTCGAGGAGCGGGCCAAGGCCACCACCCAGCTCGTCACCTCCACCAGCGAGAAGCACCACCCGATTCTCCAGCAGCTCGGGCAGGAATCGGCCGACCTCACGAGCAGTCTGAGCGCGCTCCAGAGCTCCATGGGCGGCCTCACCGAAAGCCTCAAGGAGATGGAGTCGCGGGCCAAGCTGGCCGATAAGCTGGACAAGAAGATGAAGGACTTCTCGGTCCAGCTCGAGGACTTCTCGGTCCGCCAAAAGAACCTGGATCAGGAGCTGGAGTCCCGGGAGGAGATGGCCAACGAGATAGAGCGGCTCCGCAGGCTGGTGAAGGAAGCGGAGACCAAGCTGAAGAAGCTCAGCTCCTCCTAAACCGCGCCTCGGTGAATCGAATCGAAGGGGAGCCGATTTGGCTCCCCTTTTCACAAAAGGGTCGTACGGCATTCGGCCGTTCGGCGCCCCGACGGCGCTCTCAAGCCCGAGCTTTCCCTCTCCCAGACCGAGGGGAAGCACAACGCCTGACGGAAACGGGGGACCCATGCCCGAGATTCTCAACCTCGACGCGGTTCCGAAAAACTTCATGGACGACCCCGACTTCGCCGGCGCGATGCAGACGCTCTACCTGGGCGCCGCGGCGGGGAGCCGGAAAATCTACGTGAACATTGACCGCGTCAAACCCGGGGCCAAAAGCGTCAAGTACCACTCACACACCATCCAGGAGGAGTTCTTTCTCATCCTCGCCGGGAAGGGGATGGTCCGGCTGGACGGGAAAAACCGCCCGGTGGGGAAGGGGGATTTCTTCGCCAAGCCGGCCGGGGAGGGCATCGCGCACCAGTTCATCAACACCGGCGACGAGGCCCTGGAGATTCTCGACTGCGGCCTGATGAACCCCGACGACGTCGTCTGCTACCCCGACGAGGGGACTCTCCTGGTAAAGAGAGAGAAAAAGGTATTCAAACTGGGCGACGCTCTCGACGGGTGGACCTCGGACCCGAACCCTCCGCCGGACGGCTCCGACGGTGAGTGATCCCCCGCGGACGGCCCGATTCGGCGCGGCATATTGAAGAAAGAGTCATTCCGATGGACAAGCTGACCCTGGCGCCCGCGACGTATCTCTACCACGCCCCCGTCGTGGTGGTTAGCTGCGGCGTCGGGGAG encodes:
- a CDS encoding cupin domain-containing protein, with the protein product MPEILNLDAVPKNFMDDPDFAGAMQTLYLGAAAGSRKIYVNIDRVKPGAKSVKYHSHTIQEEFFLILAGKGMVRLDGKNRPVGKGDFFAKPAGEGIAHQFINTGDEALEILDCGLMNPDDVVCYPDEGTLLVKREKKVFKLGDALDGWTSDPNPPPDGSDGE